ataGCTAATATATCTAATATATAAACAATGTGCAGACTAGATCAACGCAACACAGTTATTGTTGTGAGCTGCTCAATCTAGATCAACGGCTGAGATTGTTAGACTGTATTATAGTTGATGTGTAATCTGAACTGTTTGATCTCAAACCAACGACTATTATTGAAAACAGCGTGATACTGCGTGCAATTTAGACAGCAGCACATCCAGGTCCCTTAATATATGTattatttgttaataataatagtaagtTATATAACTTAGATATGTAATGTAATCCTATAAACAAATCAAAACATCAACATCATTAGGTGGTTGGTTATCCAGACTGTGAAAGAGATATAGGTTGTTGTTGACTTTCTACTTTTTCTTTGGGATTTCTTTTCTACTCTTGAACATGTTGCCTTTTTCCTTTTGTCTAAAGTTGTTTCCATGTTGAATGCATTTTGATTCAACATAAATTTCTGTAGCCAATCACATTACAAGGTAAAATTTACATTCAACTTTAACTTTTAGCactctaatttgtttttttacaagGTCATCTTTAATTTGTTGCACAACACTATTCTATTATCAAAAGCATCAAAAGTGGTCCACTAAATGCAATACACAGCTAACAAAAGAAGCTTACTCCTACTTttctatgtttattttatttatattcctaatttactaatttttcaTTTGCTACTGAATTTTCTTCCATCCTACACAATGTTGAATAGAATATGAAATTAAAGCAAACAACAAATAACAAATCAGATAGTATTGACAAGAGAGGAATCCTATGATAGATTCCTACTACTATGCTGCATTCTTTGGATTCTCAAAACCATCCAATTaagacaaaaaacaaacaaaaactcaCCTCAGTAACAGGAAATTCAACAGTATGTTTTGATGCTGGCTTTATTGTGATCTCAGTAACAGCATCTGAATTTCCAAATTCACCATCTTTGCTTAATCCACCATACTTCACAGAGAGTTGCTCTGGAGCTATGTAGCTAAAAATACAAAAtgccaaaaaatttaaaattattcaaaattcaTGCACAatatatacaaaacaaaaaacaaattttgaatCCTTAAACATGTCCTCACCTCAAAAGGGTCTCAGTTGATTTGGAAGGACCAGCAAAAACAAACTTGCTTTTGGTTCTCTGTGTAAGGAAAGGACTTATCATCCTATTCACAGCCAAATACCACCATGGCACATTGATGAAcacctaaaataaataatttttataacaaaaattatttagaataaGATAAATTTGATCACCCATTACACATTTACACATAAAATCTATAATGTGACATCAAGTGTGAATCTATGttaatctatgaagcacggacacaaacACGCACGGACATGACACATACActcataataatttgaaaaattgatataattcaatataatcatAAATGTCGGTGGTGTCAGACACTAATGTTAGTTACGATTTTCAGTTAGTTATTTGGCATCATGATCAGACTAAGTGCCTTGCAAAACATAACATCAAAACACATGAATAATGTTTAAGAAGACAATATAGTTTACCTGTTTAGCCACAAATTCAGGATAATTGTCTTGAAGCAATTGAAGGGCTTGTTTGGTTGCTTGTCTAAGCTCCCATTTAGCAGGTCCAGGAGAATCCTTAAGATCATTCACCTGAACAATAGTGCAAATACCAGCATTGTTAAAATCCAAATTCCTAATACTCTTCTCAAGGAACTGAATTCTCCATCTAAGGAAATTCTGTCTCTTCTCCTCGTCAGAAAAACACTTCTTATACAATTCCTTATTCTGAAATTCACCATATATGTTATAACACACAGGGTGACCTTCCTTATCAAATCCATGCATGTAAACAACTTTCTCCAATTCATCACCAAATTTCTCATCCATCAACTCCTCTATTCCAAATTCTTTTCTCCAGAGAATTGTGTTCTTGATCATTGTGAAAGCCTCTTTCGCCTTAAAATCTCTTGCACGAAGAAATTTCGTAAGAATCACGTCAGTTCTTTCATCTGCAAGGAGTGGTATGCCATAAATGGTTACTTCTTCGGGTGCTAATGGCAATGAAGCTTCAACTTTCTCTGCAACAGATTGTTCATGCTCAGCAGGAACAGAGGAAGAAACCGCAATGTTAACGACGCTTTCTTCAATAGCTTCCACAGTTTTTgctccatcatcatcatccacaGAAGCTACCTGCACAGTTTCCTTCACTTCTTCTTCTTGCtgttctttttcttcctctttcttGGTTTCAACTTCCTCCTCCACCTTTGGTTGTGCAGGTTCTTCTGCAGGGGTAGCATTTTCAGGTGCAGCAGCAACGGTGGTGGTGGatggtttttcttcttttatgggcgaaggagaagagaattcatggtTATTGAGTGCTTGTTGAATGAGATTCTTAAGCTCTTGGAGTGGCTTGTTTTCATTTTGAGAAAGATCAGATTCAGAAGTTTTGGTAGTTTGTTCTTCTTTGAAGGTATCAGCAGAATCGGTATCGGGTTTGGAGAAATGAGTCTGAAGAGTGACAGTTTCAACAAcagggttgttgttgtttttgttcttctcCTGAGGTTCAGGGTGTGAATCTTCTTGCTCTGACTCTAAGGGAATGATAGCTGTTTTTTCAGGCTGTGGAACATTTACATCAGTTTCAACAAGTAGTGAGTCTTGTGGTGTTGTTTGGTTTGGTGAGGACTCATCGTGAGACATGTTTGGATTTTGGTAAAGGAGAATGTGAATGAAGAGAAAAATGTGAGAGATGGTGGGTTTAAGGTAAAGCGGTTATAGTATGTAGTAGTTTATATATAGAGAGAAAAGCAAAAGAGTAGTGGTGGTGTGTAAAAGTGTGGTGTGTTGTGCCAGGTTGGAAGTAGTAGGAAGGTGGAGCCTGCTGTGATATGACAGACAGTGGTTAGTTACAAAACAAACGTGGGAAAGAGAGATGTTTGATTGAAATGAGAATGATGAATGAATGTAACGTTGTTGGTGTAAATGTAATTGGGCAGATTATCGGCGGTATTGCCGGCCACTCTTTTCATGTTACAATCATCCAAGCCAGCTTCCATTCTATGGGCCTGCCTGCTGCTTACTTTTAGTTAGTTACTCACACCACCATTTCAATACAACTAGCTGTCTTTGAGGGATTTCGATCCCATGCGGTCAAAGCATGCTGCAGTCATGCAGTCACTGCATGAGAGTTCTTAGAtttaattttgatcaaataaataatatgttttAATAAATTTGGATGACTAAGATTAACCTGCAGTCAAAAACTGACCGCAGGGAATCCATTTCCGTCtttgagtgtttttttttcccttaaccCTCATATTATTactaacataaatataaaaattactcTAGTTGTTTTCTTAATATATACTCTGAGGTCTCCTATAATTATTAGGGTTTAAAGAGAAATTTGGAAGGTGGTCTGGAGTGGACCTAGAGCTGACTCAAATCCACTTCTGTTAGGACATCGAGGACAATCCATTAGGGAAACATTTGACCCAACATTGGGACACTATAAAAACTCTCCTCTACATGAGGGTCAAATATTCAATTCATTCTTAACCTAACGCTTAAACTTGTACCCTTGTTCTCTGAACTGACTTAAGCATCAGAGTGTCTGCAGGTATAAACCCTCCTCCGTGGATTGCTCAACTACGGACGTGTTGCTGGCCATCGACCTACTCTGAACATCGGGTAAGATCAAAAGGTATGTGAGCATGATGAGGggtttaaaaagtatttttttataaaaatatttacactTACGAACTTATTGTTTGAGCGATTTGAGTTGGCGCATTGTCTGATTTCACATCAACTGAAGATTAGGAGAATGACGAGGAACATTCATATTTGAAACGACGTAAACAACTTAAGATAATAGAATTGTCTCAATAAAAATACATTTCACCTAAAAGCGCTTAGATGAGATAACGCGGGTCTCTTTTAGCTTAATCAATGCCTTGAGTTTAATCTCTAACTTGGGCATGCTGCACCTTTAATACTCATAGGGAATTTGTCGTTCATTTGAGTCCCACAAAATTCAAGAGATTAGTCTATGCAATTACAcacacaaaatatttaatgtacGAAAAAAAATCTTAGATTCTAAAATCCAAGCagagtaattttaaaaatttataggaGATATGAATGACTTAGAAAGCAAAAAGAAAGATAATTTATATTGCCACCCTATCCATTTCTCacaaatttaccaaaatacACATGTCCGCTATTTAGGTAGCGGATACCTCCGAAATACACCCTACCAAAAACAtctttataacatccgctacttcaATAGCAGAAGTATAAAAATGAAAACGTGTAGGACGTGCGAGAAATAGGTAGGGCGGCAAAAGAAAATTTCTTAATATAGTTCAGCCCCAAGTCAAATGAGAACCGGCCCAAATGTGGCCTATTAtgtagatgttttctcttccgaccccccgtgattcttttatattcccaatattccaattttgcccttgcagaaaaattcggttcgcagaaaccaaattttttctagtgtaaattcagagtaaatttcggtttttagaaaccaaattttttttcaagacaaaaaaaacttcggtttctacaaaccgaaattttttgcaaggataaaattagaaatttaggaggtataaaagaaataaaggggtcggaagagaaaacatctactATGTATTTTATTGCAAGCCCAACTAAGGAGCTCTTACTCTGAATTTTTTTGCTTCTACCCTTATAATTATACATTTACCCCTATAGTCAATTTTCAtccctacaattttttttccaatgtTACCCTCTTTATGAGTACAAGCCCGTGTCTCCTAAAAATGTAAGTCGTTAATATTaaagatataaaaatatatgcaaCATATAACGTAAGTAATCAAACTTCAAATTAGTCCACTAAATTCAATACAATCACACATTACACAAGtaataaaacctaaaatagTTTACTTGAATTAATCCAACATTACTGTTGACTTGAGACAAAAGTTCATTTAAACTGACCCGAAGAGCCAGCATGCCTTGGACTCTAGGTGGAGAGCAATGACTATGAGTAATGTGCTTCGAATGAAAACATGGAATTGGTAAAATGAATAGAGAAAGTGAATAATATCGGCAACATACTATCAACcaaatattttaacattttttattattatttttaaaattcatgtGAGATCCTAAAAAATTGTAAGCAATAAGAATGTGTGTATTTAATCCGGTGActgttataaataaaaaaccattttataggtttattaaaaaataatgtatctgaGATATATTAGTATAAGTGGTAAGAATTTTGAGTGTCTTGTGCCATTTAAGCATAGAtgataaaaaatttgatcttaccTGATCAGAAAGGACGACCGCGCCAGCGTTTGCTCCATTGAAGCCCTCGATGAAACAGAGGGAGTTGTATATCTGCAgtcactccgacgctcaagtcagttaaGTGTGGAGTGATGTTTTCTCTGGTGAAATTATACGTACCTTTTGTTTTGAATGGTAGTAAGCTACGTATATATAACCTTCAGCGCTGGGTCAAGGCTCTTGATGACATTTATggtcatcaagtggctgccggaaaaaaCGGATGGAAAGCCAtgatgagcagttaatgctcatcattccggtgaaCGTCCGTGACAACGCGTCGAACATTATGACCGTTTGGCTCGTGGAGACAGCTTCTTGGACTATCCTCCGTTGGGCCTTGCTCGACTCGACGGCCCAATTCACAATTCTTCAGCACTTGGGCTTCTAAGCCCAGTCCAGagcaaaattcatatttttatcttttgttgtgTATGAAAAAAGAGTACAAAATTACATACTTATATCACATTTCTAATTCTAACACTCATTCGATTAAGATTGATGGCCAAATATTTTTAAGTAGGCACAAAGGGAGATCAAATATCTCTTCATGTGTGTCTAAATATTATAATACATTATAATACATTTGTTATTGTGAGCGAGAAATATTTGGTTGGACAAAACCCCTGAACATAAATTATTTGAACGCACACGTAAAATTATTGTGGGTGATATAAATGTGTTGCGGCACACCAAAGCCCACTAAATAAGAGATAAGTTACCCAAAATGAGTTTATAAATTATGCTTATTGAAGATGCTTATGTATCTAAATAAATATAGAAGTATTTTAGGAACACATGAttgtcattttttctttttaaattactAGTAAGTATTTCCTTTGATCTTATTTATAAGTAGAAATTATTTTCTTGATTTATTGAACAACTGATATATTtaaactagatacatcaattatttaatgaatctaaaatgtaatttttgtttataaataaagCCGATGAGAGGACTAAATAAGATTTGGATGATCTAAATTGAATAAGCTGAAATGTAAAGCGAGAAAATCAAATGTGATTATTTTAACGTGATTTGTTATGGTGTACtgtacctttttttttgttaatcaacggttaaaattactcttgtaaaaaaaacagTTAAAATTACTTACTCTACccttggaaagaaaaaaaatgaaaataaaacaaggtcttactaacgagtgcccccgaaGTACTCTTTAAGtattccatttaaaaaaaaaattattcaaaaagttaaacattacAATTTTCAATATGTTAACTTTACGCATTccaataaaaattctataaaaaacttactatttaaaaaCTTAAAGAGCGCTCCGGGAACACTATTTATCATTTGCCATCAAACAATATGGGCAGTCGTAGGGCAGATACTAATAAATTGAAGCAAATGATTGGGTTATGAGTATGACTATGAATGTACTATTGTGAAATGGCTGTACATGAGTGGCAACTTAATTAGTAGCATTAGGGGTGGACAAAACCCGAAGGCCCAGCCCAAACCGCCAAAAACCGCTAAAAAAAACCGAACCGGGTCGGGTTTAATATGACCCGCGGTTTGACGGGTGCAAATAGCGGTTTCATGTGGTCTTAGGTGGTCGGTTTCGGTTCAGTAGAATCGATCCACGGGTACCCGAACCAAAccgaaataaattaatattttattatattagagcAAAACGACTGCGTATAAACTCATTCTCATGGTATTTTCTAGGGTTTTCACCTGCTCTTCTCTCACTCTCATTCTAACAGCCGCCGTCACACTCCCTTCCCTAATCTAATGGCATTTTCTCCGCCTCCATGGTCGATCCTCTGTCTTCCTCGCCTCATCACAACCCACAAACATTAATCAACCAATTTTCACTTATTTTTCGTTTTTCTTCAGCGTACTTTTCACCATCGATTTTCTTCACCTCTTTGTCTGTTCATCATTTCTTCTGTCTTTCTTCTCTCTTTGTTCGTTCACCATCTGTTCAAGAAAACAAAGATAATGTTTCAAACTCCAatcctttttttcttctgtctttgtctataattttatttttatttttctatatattttgcttttttctaattttagggtttttggattAGGGTCTGTTTCTAATgtttttatgtttctatttcactaatatgtttgtttattttgagTAGGGATTGAGAATTTCGAAAAA
This portion of the Trifolium pratense cultivar HEN17-A07 linkage group LG3, ARS_RC_1.1, whole genome shotgun sequence genome encodes:
- the LOC123916067 gene encoding patellin-3-like, whose product is MSHDESSPNQTTPQDSLLVETDVNVPQPEKTAIIPLESEQEDSHPEPQEKNKNNNNPVVETVTLQTHFSKPDTDSADTFKEEQTTKTSESDLSQNENKPLQELKNLIQQALNNHEFSSPSPIKEEKPSTTTVAAAPENATPAEEPAQPKVEEEVETKKEEEKEQQEEEVKETVQVASVDDDDGAKTVEAIEESVVNIAVSSSVPAEHEQSVAEKVEASLPLAPEEVTIYGIPLLADERTDVILTKFLRARDFKAKEAFTMIKNTILWRKEFGIEELMDEKFGDELEKVVYMHGFDKEGHPVCYNIYGEFQNKELYKKCFSDEEKRQNFLRWRIQFLEKSIRNLDFNNAGICTIVQVNDLKDSPGPAKWELRQATKQALQLLQDNYPEFVAKQVFINVPWWYLAVNRMISPFLTQRTKSKFVFAGPSKSTETLLSYIAPEQLSVKYGGLSKDGEFGNSDAVTEITIKPASKHTVEFPVTEKCLLSWEVRVIGWEVNYGAEFVPSNEESYTVIVQKARKVTSSEEPVLCNSFKIGEPGKVVLTIDNTSSRKKKLLYRLKTKSSLFD